DNA sequence from the Hyalangium minutum genome:
GACCGGGCGATCGTCGCCGAAGTCGCCCAGGCCCGTGCCGAGAAGGCCCGCAACGAGGCCCTGCTCCACGCCGCGAGGGCCGACCTCGAGCGCTACGGCAACCTCGTGCGCGACGAGGCGATCTCACGCCAGACGGCCGACCAACAGAAGGCCCAGGTCGAGCAGCTCGAAGCGACCCTCCTCGCCAACGAGGCGATGGTCGCCGCAGCCCAGGTCCGCCTGTCGTACACGCGCATCACCTCGCCAGTCACCGGGAGGGTCGGCCTGCGCCGGGTCGACCCTGGCAACGTCGTCCGCACCTCCGACGCCCAGGGGCTCGTCACCGTCACCCAGATCGATCCCATCGCGGTGCTCTTCTCTCTTCCCCAGGAGGCACTTCCCCGGCTTCAGGCACTGCTGCGCGACACGGCGGGTGCCCCTGTCATCGCCTTCGATCGCGACGGTGGGACAGCGCTGGCCCAGGGACGCCTGCTGATGATCGACAACCAGATCGATCCCACGACCGGCACCATTTCCCTCAAGGCGGAGTTCCCGAACGCCGAGGGCAAGCTCTGGCCGGGCCAGTTCGTCACCGTCGAGCTCAAGACGGGAGAGAGCCAGGGGGCGACCGTCGTCTCGGCCCGCGCTGTCCAGCGAGGACTCCAAGGCCCGTTCGTGTTCCGGGTCGATGATGCCAAAGCCACCGTCGTTCCCGTCACCCTCGGTTACGCGGACGAGCAGCTCGCCGTCGTGACGTCCGGAGTATCCCCGGGTGAGACGGTGGTCAGCGATGGCCACTCCCGCCTCAAGGCCGGGAGCGCGGTGAAGATCGCCCCGCCCAAGGGCGAGACTCCGAAAGGAGCGGCCCCGTGATTCACTCGCAGCGCAGCCTCTCCAGCTGGTTCGTGGCCCGCCCCGTCGCCACCGCCCTGCTCACCCTGGGCGTCATCCTGCTGGGCCTCTTCGCCTACCCGCGCCTGCCCATCGCGCCGCTGCCCGAGGCGGAGTTCCCGACGATCCAAATCAGTGCTGGCCTGCCGGGCGCCAGTGCCGAGACCATGGCTTCCTCCGTGGCCACGCCCCTGGAGGTCCAGCTCAGCGCCATCCCCGGTATCACGGAGATGACGTCCACGAGCGCCCTGGGGACGACCTCGATCACCCTGCAGTTCGACCTCGAGAAGAGCATCGACACCGCGGCGCAGGAGGTGCAATCCGCCATCAATGCCGCCTCCGGCCGCCTCCCGTCGGAGATGCCGAACCTGCCCACCTGGCGCAAGGTCAATCCGAACGACAGCCCCATCTTCGTCCTGCGCGTCCAGTCGGACCTGTTGCCGCTCACGGAGCTGAGCGACATCGCGGAGACGCAGCTCGCGCGGCAGCTCAGCCAGCTCTCCGGCGTCGCCGAGATCGCCATGACCGGCCAGCGGCGCCCCGCCCTGCGCATCCAGGCCTCGCCCGAGCGGCTGGCGTCCCTGGGCCTGACGCTCGCCGATATCCGGGCGGCGGTGCAGGCCGCGAGCGTCAACCAGGCCAAGGGTGCCCTCTTCGGCGACACCCGGGTCTCGACGCTCTCGACCAATGACCAGATCTTCCGCCCCGATGACTATGACAACCTCATCGTGGCCTACCGCGAAGGCGCTCCCGTCCGCCTCGGAGACGTCGCGCGGGTGAGCACGGGCGCGGAGAACGACTACGTCCAGGCCTGGCAGAACGGAAAGCCTGGGCTCAACTTCATCGTCCGCCGTCAGCCGGGCGCGAATCTCGTCGAGACCGCCGACCGGATCATCGAAGCCCTCCCGCGGCTCCGGGAGCAGCTGCCCGCCAGCGTCGAGGTGGACATCCTCAACGACCGCACCCGGACGATCCGGTCCTCGCAGCATGAGGTCCAGGTCACCCTGATGATCACCGTCCTGCTCGTGGTCATCATCATGGGCCTGTTCCTGCGGCAGGTGTCGGCCACGCTCATCGTCGGCGCGGTGCTCCTGGTGGCCCTGGTGTCAACCTTCGCGGCGATGTACGCGCTCGGGTTCAGCCTGAACAACCTCACGCTGGTGGCGCTCGTCATCGCCGTCGGCTTCGTCGTGGACGACGCCATCGTCGTGGTGGAGAACATCCACCGGCACCTGGAGGAGGGAATGAGCTCTCACGAAGCGGCCCTCGCTGGCTCCGCGGAGATCGGCTTCACGGTCATGTCCATCAGCCTGTCGCTGATCGCGGCGTTCATTCCGCTGTTGTTCATGGGCGGCATCGTCGGGCGCCTGTTCAGAGAGTTCGCCCTGACCATGACAGCGGCCATCCTGCTGTCGGTGGTCGCGTCGCTGACGCTCGCTCCGATGCTCGCATCGCGGTTCATGAGGCCCCTGGCTCACCGCCCGAGCAGCGCGAGCCCTGGGTTCTCGCAGCGCCTCGTGAACGGGTATGACCGGACGTTGAGGTGGGCGCTGGAGCATCAGCGGCTCACCCTGCTCGGCTTCGGGTTGGCCCTGGCTGCCGCCGTCGTCTGCTACGTGTTCATTCCCAAGGGGTTCTTCCCCGTGCAGGACACGGCCTTCATCCAGGGGACGACCCAGGCGGCGCAGGACGTCTCGTACCAGGACATGATCGCCAAGCACAAAGCACTGGAGCGCATCGTCGCGGAGGATCCCGCGGTGCAGGAGTACGCGCATGCCGTCGGCGCGACGGGCGGCAGCCAGAGCACCTCCAGCGGCCGCTTCTGGATCGTCCTCAAGGATCGCTCGGACCGAGACGTCTCGATCACCGAGTTCATCGACCGGCTGCGGCCGAAGCTCGCCCAGGTGCCCGGCATCATGCTCTACCTGCGCCCGGCCCAGGACATCAACCTCGGAGGCGGCCCCTCGCGCGCTCAGTACACGTATGCGATGAAGAGCAGCGATGGCGCCCTGCTGTCCGAGTGGGCGGAGAAGCTCACCTCCCGGCTCACGCAGTTGCCGCAACTCCGCGACGTGTCGAACGATCAGCAACTGGGCGCCAGCGTCACGCGCCTCACCATCGATCGGGCGGCTGCGGCTCGCTTTGGCATCTCGGCCCGTGACATCGACCAGACCCTCTATGACGCCTTCGGGCAGCGGCAGGTCAACGAGTACCAGACCGAGGTCAACCAGTACCGGGTGATCCTCGAGATCGACCCCAAGCAACGAGGCACCTCGCAGAGCCTCGCCTATCTGCACCTCCGCTCCCCCCGCACGGGGGAGGTGGTGCCGCTCTCCGCGGTCGCGAAGCTCGAGCCCCTCTCGACGGGGCCGCTGTCCATCAGCCACAACGGCATGTTCCCGGCCGTGAACATCTCCTTCAACCTGGCGCCCGGAGCGGCGCTCGGAGATGCCGTCAAGGCCATCGAACAGGCCGAGGCGGAGCTCGGAATGCCCACCGCCATCTCTCGCAACTTCCAGGGCACCGCGCGCGGCTTCCAAGAGTCCCTCGCCAGCCAGCCGCTGCTCATCCTCGCCGCGCTCCTGGCCGTCTACATCATCCTCGGCGTCCTCTATGAAAGCTTCGTGCACCCGCTGACCATCTTGTCCACCCTGCCCTCCGCGGGGCTCGGGGCCATTTTGTTCCTCTGGCTGATGGGCCACGACTTCTCGGTGATGGCGATGATCGGCATCGTGCTCCTCATCGGCATCGTGAAGAAGAACGGCATCCTCATGGTCGACTTCGCGCTCGACGCGCAGCGAACGCGGGGGATGTCTCCTCGAGAGGCGATCCACGAGTCCTGTCTCGTCCGCTTCCGCCCCATCATGATGACGACACTCGCCGCGCTCCTGGGCGGTATTCCCCTCATGCTGGGCTTCGGGACCGGGTCCGAGCTGCGGCAGCCGCTCGGCATCGCCATCGTGGGCGGCCTGCTCGTCAGCCAGGTCCTGACGCTCTATTCGACGCCTGTCGTGTACCTGGCGCTCGATCGGCTCTTCAGCCGCCTGCGGAAGGCGTCTCCCCCGGATCTTCCCAGTCCCTCGAAGCTGGAGGCGACGTGACGCGCGCGTCCACGAGTCTTCTTGCCGTGCTGCTCGCCCTCACTGGCTGCGCCAGCTCGGCTCCGACGAAGCTGCCTTCCTCCGAGCTCCAGCAAGGCTGGGAGAGCGCTCCGGCCGCGGAGCGAAGCGCGTCGGTCGACGCGGCGTGGTGGCGGTCCTTCAGCGATCCGGTGCTCGATGAGCTGATGGTCCAGGCCGAGCGCCGGAACCTGGACCTTCGCATCGCCGAGGCTCGAATCCGCGAGGCCCGGGCGCTGCGCCAGGGCGCGCGGGCGGAGCTGTTCCCTCAGATCAATGGCACCGCTGGGATTGGCTACGGCCGGACTGCGTTGGCCAACGAAGAGCGGATCTCCGCTTCGATCGGCGCCGAGGCCAGCTGGGAGGCCGACATCTTCGGGCGTCTGCGCAAGACGGCCAACGCCGCGGACGCGGACTGGGCAGCGACCGTGGCCGAGCGCGACGGCGTGCGACTGTCGCTGGCCGCCGAGGTGGCCCAGGCCTATCTGGAATATCGCCTCTACCGCACCCAGACCACCATCGCCGGGGCCAACACGAAGGCCGCGGAGGAGACCCTTCGGATTGCCCAGGCCCGGTTTGCGCAGGGCGTCTCCAGCCGGCTCGACGTCGAGCGCACGCTGAGCTCTCTGTCCGAGACGCGCGCCCGCGCCGCTCAGCTCGCGGAGCTGGCCGAGTCCTCGCGCCACCGGCTCGTGCTGCTGCTCGCCACGACCCCGGCGGAGCTGGCAGCCGTCCTACCGGAGACGGGGGCGCTCCCGAGTGCCAACGCGCTCGGTGTCCTCCTCACCCCCACCGAGGTCATCGGCCTGCGGCCCGACGTGCGTGTGGCCGAGGCCCGGCTGCTCGCGGCCATCTCCCGGCGGGAAGCGGCTGAAGCCCTGCGGTATCCCCGAATCACCCTGGGCAGCATGCTTGGTCTTCAGAGTGGCAACGAGGCGTCGGCCTTGCTGTCCGGAGGCTCCCTGATCTGGTCGATCGGTGCGAATCTGCTCGCGCCGTTGCTCGACTTTGGCCGCATTCGGGCCACAATCGACGCCGCGGACGCGAGACAGGAGCAGGCCTATCTGAGCTACGAGCTGACCGCGCGCACCGGACTCCAGGAGGTCCAGACGGCGCTCATCCTTTATACCCAGGGAGAGATCCGGCGCACCGAGCTCACCGCCGCCACGGACTCGGCTCGCAAGGCCGCGGCGCTCGCTCGCCGTCAGTACGCGGAGGGGGCCCTCTCGCTGTTGGAGGTCCTCGACGCCGAGCGCACCCTCTATGCCCTCGAGCTGCAGGCGGCCCAGGCGACGGCCGAAGTGTCCCTCCGCCTCGTGCGCCTCTACCAGACCATGGGTCTCATGCCCCCGAAGCAGGAGCCGGCATGAAGATCCTCATCGTCGAGGACGAGTCGAAGACGGCCGAGTACCTGCATCGAGGCCTCAACGAGCAGGGCTACACGGTGGACGTGGCTCGGACAGGAACGGATGGGCACGCCCTGGCCTTGGAGCACGACTATGACGTCATCGTCCTCGACGTGATGCTCCCGGAGATGAATGGCTTCGAAGTGCTCCGGGCCATCCGCGCTCGCAAGCAGACGCCGGTCGTCATGCTCACCGCGCGAGACAGGGTCGACGACCGGGTCCACGGGCTGCGGGAGGGCGCAGACGACTACCTCGTGAAGCCGTTCTCCTTTCTCGAGCTCGTCGCGCGCCTGCAGGCGGTGACCCGGCGGGGCCGCGCCCACGAGTCGACGCAGCTCCGGATTGGAGACCTCGAGATCGATCTCCTCAGCCGGAAGGCGTACCGGGCTGGCGGGCGGCTCGAGCTGACAGCGAAGGAGTTTGCCCTACTGGCCTTGCTCGCCCGGCGCGAAGGGCAGATCCTGTCGAAGACCGTGATCGCCGAGCAGGTCTGGGACATGAACTTCGACAGCAACACGAACGTCGTCGAGGTCGCCATCAAGCGCCTGCGAGCAAAGGTCGACGGGCCCCATGAGCGCAAGCTGCTCCACACCATCCGCGGCATGGGGTACGTGCTCGAGGCGCGCGAGGACGGGGCGTCACCATGAGGGCCTCGATCGCCACGCGGCTGGCCGTGATGTTCGCGGTGGCCTCGCTCGGAGTCTTCTCGCTGGTGGGCATCGGGCTGCAGCGCGTGCTCCACCGGGAGCTCGTCCACCACCAGCTCCGCGAGGTGAACACCCGGCTCGAGTACGCGGGCATGGTGGTCGCCCGGAACGAGAGTCTGGAGCGGTGGCAGACAGTGCGCGCGAAGCTGGAGGCCATCACGCCACTCGATGGCAGCGTGCGCTTCTGGGTCGTGGGCCCTGACACCCGCTTCGAGTACGGAGACGCGCCCTCAGCACTCCGCGAGCGGCTGAGCACCCGCGGCGCGACCGGGCCGTTCGAGTTCGAGCTGCAGGGGCACGCGATGCGGGCGGCCTCACGCGCCATCGCCCCCCATGGTGAGCGCCCCACGGTCCACGTCATCACGGCGGTCGATTCGACGCGGTTCAACGACACGCTGAACTCCTTCGCCGGGGCGCTCGTCGCGCTCTGCCTCGCGGGGGCCGCGCTCGTCACACTCCTTGGCCATCGCATCGCCAAGGTGGGGCTCGCGCCGGTGAGCAGCCTGTCTCAGGAGGCCCAGTCCCTCAGTCCGAAGGATCTGTCCCAGCGGCTGCGGCTCTCTCCCCTCCCTCGGGAGCTGGCCGACCTGGTCTCCTCGTTCAACGGGGCGCTCGACCGGCTGGAGCGCGCTTACGCCCAGCTCGAGGGATTCAATGCCGATGTGGCCCACGAGCTGCGCACGCCGCTGACCAATCTCATCGGCCAGACGCAGGTCGCCCTGGCCAAGGAGCGGACCGCCTCGCAGCTCGAGGAGGTGCTGCAATCGAACCTCGAGGAACTCGACCGCCTGCGGGCGATCGTCAACGACATGCTCTTCCTCGCCCGCGCGGATCAGGGAGAGAAGGCGCTCGACCGGGTCCACACGTCGGCCGCGGAGGAGGTCTCGAAGACCGTCGAGTTCTTCGATGCCCTCCTCGACGAGGCGGGCGTCTCGGTGCGAGTGGAGGGAGATGCCCAGGCGTCTTTCGAGCGCTCCCTGTTCCGGCGAGCCGCCAGCAACCTGCTGCTCAACGCCATCGAGCACTCCGACCGCGGCGCCGAGGTCGTCGTGGCCATCACGCGGCAGCAAGCCGAGGTGCGCGTCGCCGTCACCAACCCCGGCACTCCGATTCCGGAGCAGCACCTGGAGCGGTTGTTCGATCGGTTCTACCGGGTCGACGGCGCACGCCGGAACAGCCGCGACAACCACGGCCTGGGCCTGTCGATCGTCAAAGCGGTAGCCAAGATGCACGGGGGCGCCGTCTTCGCGATGAGCACGGGAGGCCGCAACACGGTCGGCTTCACGCTCCAGGACACCGCCGCCAGCCCTGGCGCCACTCCCGCTTGAGAGACCTCAAGGCCGGGAGGCGTGGGGCCTCTCGTCGCTCGTGAAGGTGCGCATCCAGGCGCGCAGGGCTTCCGGCTCCAGGGGCAGGTCGTCCGGCCAGAGCCGGATGGCGCCATCCTGGCCGGTGGATGCCAGGGTCTTTCCGTCCGGGAAGAAGGCCGCGGCGCTCACCGGCCCGGTGTGGCCTCGCAGCGCGCGGCTCTCTCCAGTGGCCACGTCCCACAGCCGCACAGTCTTGTCGAGGCTCGCCGAGGCCAAGCGCGTCCCATCCGGCGAGAAGGCGAGGCCCAGGACATCGCTCTCATGCGCCCGGAGCTCGCTGCGGGGCGCTCCCGTCCGCCCGTCCCAGAGCATCACCCGGCCATCGTTCTGGTTGCGGCTGGCCACCACGTCGCCCCCGGGCGAATAGCGCACCTCCAGGACGTCGCCCTCGCTCGTGTTCTGAGGATGGCGCTGGCCACTGTCCAGCTCCCAGAACACGAGGTGGTCCTCGCCTCCCATGGCGAGGCGATGGCCCTCCGGGGAGAAGGCCACGGTGTACACGGCCCCTCCGCCACCGTGCAGGGATTGGAACCCGCCCGTGGCCACCTCCCACAGCCGCACCGCGCCGTCCCCGCCCGCGGAGGCCAGGTGCCTGCCGTCCGGTGAGAACGCGAGCTGCGACACCCTCGTCCCGTGGGCTCCGAAGCGGCGCCCCTGGCCCGAGGAGAGCTCCCACAGCCACACGCCGCCGCGCTCGTCCGCCGTGGCGAAGCTCCGGCCATCCCCGGAGAAGGAGACGGCCGTGACGGGAGCGTCATGCCCTCCCAACAGGGGCTGCGCGCTTCCCGTGGCGGAGGCGTACAGGAGGATCCGCCCATCGAGTCTGCCCGCAGCCAGCCACTGGCCGTCCGGGGAGAAGCTCAGCGCGCTCGACGCGAAGCCGGGCGCCTCCAGGAGGAGCTTCCCCGAAGAAGCCTCCAGGAGCCGCAGCTGCCCCTGCTCGGACAGCGAAGCCAGCCGCTGTCCCGTGGAGGAGAGCAACAGTGAGGACTGGGGCGCGGCGCGAGAGAGCACGCGGTGGGGCTTCGTCTCCAAGGAGAACACGCGCAGCGTGCCATTGAAGCTGGCCACGGCCAGCTGCCGGTCATCCGGAGAGAACCGGACGAGGTGGGCCTGTTGCCGAGGCCCTCGCAGCACGCGGAACTCTCCGGTCTCCAGCTCCCAGAGGAGCGCGGACCGGTCGGCGCTGGCCGAGGCCAGGTAGCGCCCATCCGAGGTGACGTCCAGGCTGTTGACGAGCCCATCGTGGTGAGCGAGCTCCCGCGTCTGTCCCGTGGCCTGGTTCCACAACCGGATCACCCCTTCTTGCGTTCCGATGACCACCCAGGGAGTGCCCGGCACGAAGGTGAGCGCCGTGCCGATGCCCAGGTTCCGCGCGAGCAGCTGCCCCTGGGCGCTTCCGGGCCTCCAGGCGTGGAGGTTTCCCTCGGTATCCACCGTGAAGAGGCGGCCGTCCGCGGCGATTCCCCCCACGGTGGGCCGAACCTGCTTCAGCACCTGGAAGGAGCCCTTCTCCACGTCTCCCAGGGCCGAGGCGGCGTTGCGGTGGCCCCGCACGAACACCCAGGAGGAGTCCGGCCACACCTGCACCTCCTCGATGCCCTCGACGCCCGTATGGAAGGTCCGGGACTGGCCCGTCTCCAGGTCCCAATACAGGAGCACGTCATCCCGCTGGCTGGCGGCCAGCAAGCACCGGCCCTGGCAGCCCACGGTGAGCGCCGACACGGGGCCTGACAGACCCGCGAAGGGCTTGAGCTCACGGGTGCCGGTGTTCCACTTGCGCAGGACGCCCTGCTTGTCTGCGGAGACGAAGCCCAGGCCCGCCGGGAGGAGTTGGATGCGCCAGACCTCGTCCTCGTGGCCCGGCAGCACGAGGGGCGCCTCGTTCCGCGTGAGCCCCCAGACACGCACCGTGCGATCGTCGCTGGAGGTGATGAGGGACTGGCCGTCCTCCGTGAAGGCGAGGTCCGTGATGTGCAAGGTGTGGCCGCGCAGCACGGTGACGAACCCCCGGGACTGGGCATCCGCCGCGATGGTCCGGGCCGCGGACCACCGCTCGAAGTCGGGCGGGAGCTGCCGCAGCGGATCGAGGGACTCGTTGGGCGCGTCATCCACGGTGGCCCGCGCCTTCGTCAGCAGGAGCTCATCGGCCTGGTCCCGGGCCTCTCGCCGGGCCTTCTGGGCGGCATCCCGCTGGGCGGAGACGCGGCGGAAGCTCTCCACGCCCAGGGTGGCGAGCAGGACCGTGGCCACGGCCGTGACGAGCGCCACGGCCCGGTAGCGCCACAGGAAGCGGCGCACCAACTCCATGCGCGAATACTCGTAGGCCCCAACGAACTGCCCCGTCTGGAAGCGCCGCAGGTCCTCCGCCATCTCGCGCGCGGTGGGGTAGCGCTCGGAGGGCTCGCGCGCCATGGACTTGGTCACGATGGCCAGCAAGTCTCGAGGGATGCGGTCCTGGAGGCTGGCGAGCTGGGACGGCGGGCCGCTCATCACCCGCGCCAGGACCTGATCCGAGCTCTCCCCGTCATAAGGACGCTCGCCCGCGAGCAGGTGGTAGAGAATCGCCCCCAGGGAATAGACGTCGGCGCGCTCGTCCACGGTCAGACCCGCGGCCTGCTCCGGCGGCATGTACGCGGGAGTCCCCATCACCGTGCCGAACCGGGTCAGGGCACCATCCGCGGGGGAGCTCCCGGTATCGGAAGCAGCCGGGTCCAAGGGGCTCTCCGCGCGAGAGAGCTCCTTGGCCAGGCCCCAGTCGATGACCACCGTCTCGCCGAACCCGCCCACCAGCACGTTGGCCGGCTTGAGGTCGCGGTGGATGATGCGCTCGGAGTGCGCGTAGGCCATGGCCTCGGCCACTGCCAGCACGTGGGGCAGCAGGGCCAGCCGCTCCTTCAGCGTCCGCTTCTCGGCGAGCACGTCCGCCAGCGAGCGTCCGGAGACGAGCTTCATCGCGTAGAACAGCTCGCCGTTGGGCCAGCGCCCCGCCTCGTAGACCGGCATGATCGAGGGGTGCTGGAGCCGCGCGGTGATGAACGCCTCGGTCATGAAGCGGAGCTCGGCCTCGGGAGAGGGCGAGAGGATCTGCTTGATGGCCACGGGCCGGCCGAGCCGCAAATCCCTGGCGCGGAGGATGCGGCCGATGCCGCCCTGGGCGAGCTCCCCGTCGATGGCGTAGTGCGCGGGGTCCACCACGGGCACCCCCTCGCCGGGAGGGGGCTGCCGCGGGAGCGGCCGGGAGGAGGGCAGCGTTTCGGCAGCTCCGATGTCGGAGTCCTCCCCTGGGGGGCCCGCCTCGGCGGGTATGGCCTTGCTCATGGATGCGCTCCCGGAGGTTCCGGGTCCTCGATGAAGGAGCGCTTTTTACGACAGGGCACCGCTGAAGCGGAACCCTCCCGGAATGGGAGGAGCCCCCCGCGTCACTTCAGGGGCAGCGACACATAGGACGGGCTGCTCGACGACGAGGAGAGCTTCACCGAGGAGAAGGCCGGCGCCTTGTCCGCATAGAGTGGATCGGCGGTGTCGACGACCAGCGAGAGGCGGTGGCCGATGGGAACGTCATAGGCCGTCGCCGGGAAGTCCACGTCCACAGCATAGGGCTGGCCGGCCACGGCGTTGCGGAGCGTGACGGCGACGTGCGTGATGAGGCTCCCCGTCCCGGCCCAGTCCGTGTCGTAGAGATAGGCGATGACCGTCGTCTGTCCGGAGCTGCCCGGCGTCACGGTCAGGCGCAGGTGCGGGGCGCCGCGCACGCGCTGCGGGCTCGACAGCCAGTCCGACTGCCACACGGCCCCGTTCAGCCGGTCCACCGCCGGAATCCACGCGGAGATCGGCTCCCCCGTGATGGCCTCCGCGCCGTTCGTCAGCAGCGCGACGCCGCCGTTGGCCACGGTGTCTCCCGCGACGAGCGTCTTGTTCCAGGCCGCCTGCGAGCCCGCCGTGAGGTCGCCCTCGTTGCTCCACCAGTGCACCTCGCTCAGGTTGTAGCGCGCAGTGCTCGTCGAGATGGCGCTCCACGAAGGGAACGACTCATAGGTGCTCTGGCCCCGGAGCTGGAGCTGAACCGGGTTCTCCGTGGCGATGCCCGTGTTCACGCCGCGCAGGTACTGGTCGAACCAGCGGCGCGTGCTCGTCCAGGCGTCATTGGGCAGTCCGAGGATTCCGGTCAGCTCGGGGATGGCATGGTCCCCTGGGCGCAGCTCGAGCCGCTTCGGCCCCGCCAGCTGGGTGAAGAAGCCCGTGAGCTGATTGGGGCCGAAGAAGCTGTCGCCGTAGGCGTTGCCCAGGAGGATGGCCGGACGGTTCGCGTTGAGGCGATCCAGGTACGTCGCGGCGCTGCGGACCTGGGCGTAGGCGATGACGCTGTCCAGGTTCTGGTTGGCGAAGAAGTTCGAGAGGGCTTGCTGTAGCTCCGCCGAGGGCTTCCCGGTCAGCTCCGCCGAGAGCCCCAGCAGCCCGGCACTCTGCAGGTGGCGCGTCTGGTGCGAGAACAACGAGTACGGCAGATCCGTCCAGCAGCTCAGCGCGGCGACGGCGCGAATGCGCGAGTCAAAGGCCGCGCCGATCAACGACATGCCCGCGCCATAGGAGACACCCGCCGCGCCGATGCGCGCTGGATCCGAGGGCGTCTGGGCCAGCGTCCAATCGATGACCTGGCTCAGGTCCGCGATGTCCTTGGGGCCCGCCGTCTCGATGAAGCCCCCCGAGGTGTAGAAGCCTCGCGGGGTGTACGAGACCACCACGTACCCTGCATCCGCGAACTTCTGCGCCTGCACGAAGTACTCCACGCTGGGCAGCGCCCAGCTGGTAATGAAGAGGATGGCCGGGTACCGCCCCGGAGTGTCGGGCGTGAAGACGTTGCCCTTCAGCGTCACTCCATCTCGCATGGTGAGGTCGACGATGCGGAAGGACGAGGACGCGAATGCGGGACTGGCGGCAATGCACAGGGACACAACGACAGACACAGCGATGGCACGTAACCAGGACAAGTCTCACCTCCGGTGAGAGGGGTTGAAGGGGCACTGCATTTCCTGCTGTCGATTCGGGCCGCCGGATGAGCACTTCCACTCCGGGTGGCTTCCAGGGTTGGCGGGGCAACTTCACAGAGAGTGCTCGTGTGTCAGGCCCCGGGGGTTTGCCTCCGTAGGTGCTCTTTCGATACGAAAGAGAGGGAGGGTGACATGACGTTCAGACTTCGTGAAGGCCTGAGGCTGCTCCTCGCCGCGACCCTGTTCTCCGCGCCAGCGATGGGCCAGGAGGCGGACGACGGGGACGACGAGTCCGAGGTAATCCTCGATGGCGTGAGCGATGTCGCCCAGGACCTGGTTCAGGAGGGTGTGGAGCGGTCGCTGGAGAATCACCCCGAGCGGGCCCTCCCCCCGCCCCCTCCACCTCGCGTCATGGTGAAGCCGGGAACGGCGGGCAGCGGGCTTCAGGGCACGGCAGGCCTTGGCGACGATGCGCTGCACACCGTCCCCGTGGGTTCGTTCGCGGATGATGTGGCGCATGCCGTTCCCGTGGGCTCGTTCGCGGACGACGCGGTGCGTGCCGGTTCCGGCATGGCCTCCGTCGCGGATGACGCGGCCCGCGTGGCGGGCGGTGGTTGCATCAAGGCCATCGGTGGGGTGTTCGCGGCCCTGGGCGCCCTGCTCGCGAAGCTCTTCGGTGGCGGCAAGAAGGAAGAGTAAGGCGCGGCAACGGAGCGTCCATCACCTTGGACTCGACAATGGTTCAGCGCGCGGTCTGGGGCGAGACCCTGCAGCGCGCCATCGATCCGGGCACGCAGCAGAGCATCTGTGAACTCTTCCCCAGTGGGCAGCCCACGCCGGACTGCCCCACCCCCGAGTCCACGGATGGGGGTACTGCCACGGATGCAGGCACCGTCGCGGATGCGGGTACCATTGCAGACGCAGGCACGGGAGCGGATGCCGGAACGCCCGGAGACGGCGACGAGCCTCACGAGGAGCCACCGCCTCCCGAGAAGTCGGGCTGCGGAGCCACCTCGGCGGCTCCCCTGCTCGGGGCGCTCGTGCTGCTGCTGGGGCTGCGCAGAAGGATGTCCTAAGAGGCTCGCGCACGCATCCGGTTGTTCTTGGGCTGGTGCTCGACCTCGGCGAGCCCGAGCGCCTCGAGCACAGGGGGCACGTACACGCCGAAGCGGCCGCGGAGGCCCTTCTTGAGGCCATACCAGCCACCCACGGGATTCTTCGGCGAGCGGCCCCACGCCTCCACGGTCCCCTCGGCGGCGGGCTTCTGCTCGTCCGCGCCCCCCAGCGAGAGCCA
Encoded proteins:
- a CDS encoding efflux RND transporter periplasmic adaptor subunit, with translation MVANEQRPHARWARKLVLLLVSLSAAGGGLGCSSESRAATGPPAVPVLVEQVSRRDVPHSLRGIGTVLSLHSVVVRPQVDGLLTELAFKEGQLINKGELLARIDDRAIVAEVAQARAEKARNEALLHAARADLERYGNLVRDEAISRQTADQQKAQVEQLEATLLANEAMVAAAQVRLSYTRITSPVTGRVGLRRVDPGNVVRTSDAQGLVTVTQIDPIAVLFSLPQEALPRLQALLRDTAGAPVIAFDRDGGTALAQGRLLMIDNQIDPTTGTISLKAEFPNAEGKLWPGQFVTVELKTGESQGATVVSARAVQRGLQGPFVFRVDDAKATVVPVTLGYADEQLAVVTSGVSPGETVVSDGHSRLKAGSAVKIAPPKGETPKGAAP
- a CDS encoding multidrug efflux RND transporter permease subunit — encoded protein: MIHSQRSLSSWFVARPVATALLTLGVILLGLFAYPRLPIAPLPEAEFPTIQISAGLPGASAETMASSVATPLEVQLSAIPGITEMTSTSALGTTSITLQFDLEKSIDTAAQEVQSAINAASGRLPSEMPNLPTWRKVNPNDSPIFVLRVQSDLLPLTELSDIAETQLARQLSQLSGVAEIAMTGQRRPALRIQASPERLASLGLTLADIRAAVQAASVNQAKGALFGDTRVSTLSTNDQIFRPDDYDNLIVAYREGAPVRLGDVARVSTGAENDYVQAWQNGKPGLNFIVRRQPGANLVETADRIIEALPRLREQLPASVEVDILNDRTRTIRSSQHEVQVTLMITVLLVVIIMGLFLRQVSATLIVGAVLLVALVSTFAAMYALGFSLNNLTLVALVIAVGFVVDDAIVVVENIHRHLEEGMSSHEAALAGSAEIGFTVMSISLSLIAAFIPLLFMGGIVGRLFREFALTMTAAILLSVVASLTLAPMLASRFMRPLAHRPSSASPGFSQRLVNGYDRTLRWALEHQRLTLLGFGLALAAAVVCYVFIPKGFFPVQDTAFIQGTTQAAQDVSYQDMIAKHKALERIVAEDPAVQEYAHAVGATGGSQSTSSGRFWIVLKDRSDRDVSITEFIDRLRPKLAQVPGIMLYLRPAQDINLGGGPSRAQYTYAMKSSDGALLSEWAEKLTSRLTQLPQLRDVSNDQQLGASVTRLTIDRAAAARFGISARDIDQTLYDAFGQRQVNEYQTEVNQYRVILEIDPKQRGTSQSLAYLHLRSPRTGEVVPLSAVAKLEPLSTGPLSISHNGMFPAVNISFNLAPGAALGDAVKAIEQAEAELGMPTAISRNFQGTARGFQESLASQPLLILAALLAVYIILGVLYESFVHPLTILSTLPSAGLGAILFLWLMGHDFSVMAMIGIVLLIGIVKKNGILMVDFALDAQRTRGMSPREAIHESCLVRFRPIMMTTLAALLGGIPLMLGFGTGSELRQPLGIAIVGGLLVSQVLTLYSTPVVYLALDRLFSRLRKASPPDLPSPSKLEAT
- a CDS encoding efflux transporter outer membrane subunit; the encoded protein is MTRASTSLLAVLLALTGCASSAPTKLPSSELQQGWESAPAAERSASVDAAWWRSFSDPVLDELMVQAERRNLDLRIAEARIREARALRQGARAELFPQINGTAGIGYGRTALANEERISASIGAEASWEADIFGRLRKTANAADADWAATVAERDGVRLSLAAEVAQAYLEYRLYRTQTTIAGANTKAAEETLRIAQARFAQGVSSRLDVERTLSSLSETRARAAQLAELAESSRHRLVLLLATTPAELAAVLPETGALPSANALGVLLTPTEVIGLRPDVRVAEARLLAAISRREAAEALRYPRITLGSMLGLQSGNEASALLSGGSLIWSIGANLLAPLLDFGRIRATIDAADARQEQAYLSYELTARTGLQEVQTALILYTQGEIRRTELTAATDSARKAAALARRQYAEGALSLLEVLDAERTLYALELQAAQATAEVSLRLVRLYQTMGLMPPKQEPA
- a CDS encoding heavy metal response regulator transcription factor — translated: MKILIVEDESKTAEYLHRGLNEQGYTVDVARTGTDGHALALEHDYDVIVLDVMLPEMNGFEVLRAIRARKQTPVVMLTARDRVDDRVHGLREGADDYLVKPFSFLELVARLQAVTRRGRAHESTQLRIGDLEIDLLSRKAYRAGGRLELTAKEFALLALLARREGQILSKTVIAEQVWDMNFDSNTNVVEVAIKRLRAKVDGPHERKLLHTIRGMGYVLEAREDGASP